Proteins encoded by one window of Synechococcus sp. MVIR-18-1:
- a CDS encoding carbohydrate porin has protein sequence MGVAGGQDPSSSSWLQQVAVGLTLGTGLNKSRSNWTGLDHWQIQLELSQFAGNLNLSEQLGTEYPLQSLVNPLGTWITNASLERIEGEKKIDWSMNAGVISIGNNAMEIPALNYYTNYTLNTPYNLSVIGLPITPLTSLGAQIGLHHKQLGSIDYGYYNLNNAHQIAASLGVTPFTPKLEGDLHIAQWSINPLTNSKLQKIDESEQILPDPLIQLGSYIASTSLNINPNKNLGDGTNRGIYATVTWPLPLLPIGKDNRIWISSSLSLNTNNNPLTSYASAGLLSQGVIPGRPQDVLALGLNRSGFSRNIAPSQSYEGVVELNYKIQISERLQIQPLMQWIINPSGEGPRPTIWATGAQLNLSI, from the coding sequence GAGTTGCAGGTGGGCAAGATCCATCCTCGAGTAGTTGGTTACAACAAGTTGCCGTAGGGCTCACCCTCGGGACGGGCCTCAACAAAAGCCGGAGCAACTGGACAGGCTTAGATCACTGGCAGATTCAGCTGGAACTGAGCCAGTTCGCAGGCAATCTGAATCTCAGTGAACAATTAGGAACAGAGTATCCGCTGCAAAGCCTGGTCAATCCACTTGGAACGTGGATCACAAATGCATCATTAGAACGAATAGAAGGTGAAAAAAAAATCGACTGGAGCATGAATGCTGGCGTCATTTCGATCGGGAACAATGCCATGGAAATACCTGCCCTGAATTACTACACAAATTACACCTTAAATACACCCTACAACCTATCCGTGATTGGACTTCCAATCACGCCACTTACATCTCTTGGAGCACAAATAGGACTGCATCACAAACAGCTAGGTAGCATTGATTATGGTTATTACAATCTGAACAACGCACACCAAATTGCAGCCTCACTGGGAGTCACACCGTTCACACCAAAGCTCGAAGGCGATCTTCACATTGCCCAGTGGTCGATCAATCCATTGACCAACTCAAAACTACAAAAAATAGATGAATCAGAACAAATTCTGCCAGATCCGCTCATTCAACTAGGAAGCTACATTGCAAGCACAAGCCTAAACATCAATCCAAACAAGAACCTGGGTGATGGCACCAATCGAGGCATTTACGCGACTGTTACTTGGCCATTGCCCTTACTACCCATCGGGAAAGACAACCGGATCTGGATATCCAGCAGCCTCAGCCTCAATACAAACAACAATCCACTAACAAGCTATGCATCTGCTGGACTGCTCAGCCAAGGCGTCATTCCTGGCAGGCCCCAAGACGTACTAGCGCTGGGGTTAAACAGGAGCGGATTCAGTCGAAACATTGCCCCCAGCCAAAGCTACGAAGGGGTCGTTGAACTCAACTACAAGATACAAATCTCTGAACGACTGCAAATACAGCCGCTCATGCAATGGATCATCAATCCCTCTGGAGAAGGGCCTCGGCCAACAATCTGGGCAACAGGTGCGCAATTAAACCTGTCAATATAA
- a CDS encoding DUF481 domain-containing protein gives MIKSGFLSIALNATALLLLESGIRIASAETITLTLSNGDKIQGTLVKSESTDTVTVIDHPSLGKLKIQSTALKAKTKKKRWTGSFSAGITGSNTDRDQDLDSTSQLITQYKDEVNLFSFKANTEYGFSKSVGEQEGATDTNQGQLDLRYSYTFSGKTNTYISNIYDYDTLNQVGSSNLVNSIGIGYDFIKTDTMTLNVSAGPSVQSIWGGDFCKADKYCGNTFAASSARISFDWDPNNYFNLSLSNQFTGAYIDGLSPSNNFSGTIKIYPLGDKKLFTSLNGQLIYNSLTSPQIDNSFSLQLGTQLF, from the coding sequence TTGATAAAATCAGGATTCCTTTCAATCGCCCTAAACGCAACAGCGCTGCTGCTATTAGAAAGTGGAATACGCATCGCTTCCGCAGAAACGATTACACTGACTCTAAGCAATGGCGACAAGATTCAAGGGACATTAGTTAAGAGTGAAAGCACTGATACGGTTACGGTCATTGACCATCCAAGCTTGGGGAAACTTAAAATTCAATCAACAGCCCTGAAAGCCAAAACAAAAAAAAAGCGATGGACAGGAAGCTTTTCAGCAGGAATTACAGGATCAAATACAGATCGAGACCAAGATCTCGACAGCACATCTCAACTCATCACTCAATACAAGGATGAAGTCAACCTGTTTTCCTTTAAAGCCAATACAGAATATGGATTTTCAAAAAGTGTAGGTGAACAAGAAGGGGCTACTGACACGAACCAAGGACAACTAGACCTACGCTATTCGTACACATTTTCAGGAAAAACGAATACTTATATTTCAAATATTTACGACTATGACACTCTGAATCAAGTAGGATCTAGCAATCTCGTCAATTCAATTGGAATTGGATATGACTTCATCAAGACAGATACTATGACCCTTAATGTATCCGCGGGGCCTTCAGTGCAAAGCATATGGGGAGGGGACTTTTGCAAGGCTGACAAGTACTGTGGGAATACATTTGCAGCAAGTAGCGCACGAATTAGCTTTGACTGGGACCCAAACAATTACTTCAATCTTTCACTAAGCAATCAATTCACAGGGGCTTATATAGATGGCTTATCTCCAAGCAATAATTTTTCAGGAACAATCAAAATATACCCTTTGGGAGACAAAAAGCTATTCACGTCTCTGAATGGCCAGCTCATCTATAACTCACTTACATCTCCACAAATCGACAATAGCTTTTCATTGCAGCTCGGCACACAGCTTTTTTAA
- the ggt gene encoding gamma-glutamyltransferase — MARPISENLLQESGQRFHPVHSSLGIVSSQERLASEVGAFMLRKGGNAMDAAVATAFALSVTLPQAGNLGGGGFLVFWHAPERKAYALNFREMAPHLAHRDLFLDADGEVSKNKEFFSLLSTGVPGSVAGLLKAQERFGRLSRVEVMAPSIQLADEGFVIYPQLADSLKRAFPRLSKDPTARSLFYRQVELPDGGPQWIPYQSGEQLRQPELAQSLKLISSKGSAGFYEGTTAHQIVALMKSQGGLIDYRDLTDFTAPWVEPVKGIFRDHTVISMPPPSSGGITLLQILKLIEPFDLESLGTNSADSIHLLTESMNLAYRDRNQFLGDPDQIDIPVRRLLSHSYIDSLRNQLNLGSHTSAVDLAGQAPLSSGVNTTHLSVADRDGSLVALTTTLNFAYGNGIAVPGAGFLLNNELADFTAKPGVPNAYGLVQGEQNAVAPSRRPLSSMTPTIVLNQEGDSWLATGSPGGSRIITTVVQVLLNRIIHGLNLATSVATPRIHSQLWPDSLQLEQGLSPDTLELLKQRGHALRFTRSMGSANSVEFKPNGGSFGVADPRRPEGAAIAE; from the coding sequence TTGGCCAGGCCGATCTCCGAAAATCTCCTGCAGGAGTCTGGTCAGCGGTTTCACCCCGTTCATTCCTCACTCGGAATTGTTAGTAGCCAGGAGCGACTGGCGAGTGAGGTCGGTGCCTTCATGCTTCGGAAGGGTGGGAATGCCATGGATGCTGCTGTCGCTACGGCCTTTGCCCTATCTGTAACGTTGCCCCAGGCTGGAAATCTTGGTGGAGGGGGATTTCTTGTGTTCTGGCATGCACCGGAGCGCAAGGCCTATGCGCTTAATTTTCGTGAAATGGCTCCTCACTTAGCGCATCGAGACCTTTTCCTTGATGCTGATGGAGAAGTGAGTAAGAACAAGGAATTTTTTAGTTTATTAAGTACTGGCGTCCCCGGAAGTGTGGCTGGTCTCCTCAAGGCTCAGGAGCGTTTTGGTCGTTTGAGTCGGGTAGAAGTGATGGCCCCATCGATACAACTTGCGGATGAAGGTTTTGTGATTTATCCGCAATTGGCCGACTCTCTTAAGAGAGCATTTCCACGTCTGAGCAAGGATCCCACAGCTCGATCACTTTTTTATCGACAAGTCGAGCTCCCTGATGGTGGACCTCAATGGATTCCTTATCAATCGGGTGAACAGCTGCGTCAGCCTGAGCTTGCTCAGTCCTTAAAACTCATTTCTTCTAAGGGAAGCGCGGGTTTTTATGAAGGAACGACTGCTCATCAGATTGTGGCTTTAATGAAGTCTCAGGGGGGTCTTATTGACTATCGTGATTTAACTGATTTCACTGCTCCTTGGGTGGAGCCTGTGAAGGGAATCTTTCGTGATCATACCGTGATTTCCATGCCACCGCCAAGTAGTGGTGGTATTACCCTCCTTCAAATTTTGAAGCTGATTGAGCCTTTTGATCTCGAATCATTAGGTACTAATAGTGCAGACTCGATTCATTTGCTTACAGAGAGCATGAACCTTGCTTATCGAGACCGTAATCAGTTCCTAGGAGATCCAGATCAGATTGATATTCCTGTTCGTAGGCTTCTCTCTCATTCATATATTGATAGCCTGCGCAATCAATTAAATCTTGGCTCGCATACTTCTGCAGTCGATTTGGCTGGTCAAGCGCCGCTGTCGTCTGGTGTCAATACAACGCACCTTTCTGTGGCTGATCGTGATGGTTCATTGGTGGCATTAACCACGACATTGAATTTTGCCTATGGCAATGGAATCGCCGTTCCAGGTGCTGGCTTTCTTTTGAACAATGAGTTGGCAGATTTTACGGCGAAGCCTGGTGTGCCCAATGCCTATGGTTTGGTGCAAGGAGAGCAAAATGCAGTTGCCCCAAGTCGAAGACCCCTCAGTTCAATGACGCCCACAATTGTTCTAAATCAAGAGGGTGATTCTTGGTTGGCCACGGGTAGTCCTGGTGGGAGTCGAATTATTACGACCGTTGTTCAAGTTCTTTTGAATAGGATTATTCACGGTCTCAATCTTGCAACAAGTGTCGCTACACCCAGGATTCATAGTCAGTTGTGGCCTGATTCTTTGCAGCTTGAGCAGGGTCTTAGTCCCGACACACTTGAGCTTTTGAAACAGCGAGGCCATGCGTTGCGATTCACGCGTTCGATGGGATCCGCTAATAGTGTTGAGTTCAAACCAAATGGCGGGAGTTTTGGAGTTGCCGATCCTCGTAGGCCTGAAGGTGCTGCAATCGCTGAATAA
- a CDS encoding YajQ family cyclic di-GMP-binding protein, which produces MASYSFDVVSDFDRQELVNTLDQVRRDVGNRYDLKDSGTEIDLAETEVVITTASDMTLQAVEDILRTKATKRDLSLKIFDFQTPEAVGGNRVKQVIQLRKGLSQELAKKLSKMVRDELKKVTVAIQGESLRITGKSKDDLQVAIQLVKSKEEELDVPLQFENYR; this is translated from the coding sequence ATGGCGTCATATTCATTTGATGTGGTTTCTGATTTTGACCGCCAGGAGCTGGTCAATACTCTGGATCAAGTCCGCAGGGATGTTGGAAATCGTTATGACCTTAAGGACTCCGGCACAGAAATTGATCTAGCGGAAACGGAAGTGGTGATCACCACGGCGAGTGACATGACATTGCAGGCTGTCGAAGATATCTTGCGGACTAAAGCGACGAAGCGAGATCTTTCTTTAAAGATTTTTGACTTCCAAACTCCTGAGGCTGTGGGTGGGAATCGCGTGAAGCAGGTTATTCAATTGCGAAAGGGCCTTAGTCAAGAGCTTGCGAAAAAGCTGAGCAAAATGGTTCGTGATGAATTGAAAAAGGTCACGGTTGCTATCCAAGGGGAAAGTCTTCGTATTACTGGTAAAAGTAAGGATGACCTTCAGGTAGCGATTCAACTCGTGAAAAGCAAAGAGGAAGAGTTAGATGTTCCGCTTCAATTTGAAAACTATCGCTAA
- a CDS encoding MFS transporter: MSNSREKNRSTSSWKRIVAVGVEGFASGLPLMSVSTLLQGWLTANGIPIATIGLLGLIELPYTLKLFWAPLMDHWAIPWPDRRRGWIALLQLMIGIGLVSFARFGATVSTNEIVAIGFAAFVIAILSASQDVVVDAYRTDLLAPPERGGGAASATLGYRGAMLFIGAGCFVIAGQFGWQSAFITAGTAMLIIVPITLAAPTLPAIQNPVPTLRGAVLGPAREFITRTGRQRGVLILLLVMLYRWPDGLLGLMAVPFLIQSGFSPETIGTVQGGWGIGAAIAGTAVGGLFFSKLGLNRALWVYGVIGAFSNLAYWALARFGGGFKGLLMAVSVENFCSGMMVSAFLALLMSLCNPRFSAAQYALLTGIYALSRSLLSTPGGVIAGQVGWSTFFALTIAAAVPSLLLLCVLAPWKERLPRGAFDLSRDAT; the protein is encoded by the coding sequence ATGTCCAATTCAAGAGAGAAAAACAGAAGCACTTCAAGCTGGAAACGGATTGTGGCCGTAGGCGTGGAGGGCTTTGCTAGTGGTCTTCCACTGATGTCAGTCAGCACGCTACTTCAGGGGTGGCTAACCGCTAATGGGATACCTATTGCGACGATTGGTCTTCTAGGACTCATAGAACTGCCTTACACGCTCAAACTTTTTTGGGCGCCCCTGATGGATCATTGGGCCATCCCTTGGCCTGACCGACGCAGGGGTTGGATCGCACTTTTACAGCTGATGATCGGCATTGGCTTGGTGAGTTTCGCTCGTTTCGGAGCAACAGTTTCAACGAATGAGATTGTCGCGATCGGCTTCGCAGCTTTTGTAATTGCCATTTTGAGTGCATCGCAAGATGTTGTCGTTGATGCTTATCGGACGGACCTGCTTGCACCACCCGAACGGGGCGGGGGTGCGGCATCAGCAACACTCGGTTACCGAGGCGCCATGTTGTTTATTGGCGCCGGCTGCTTCGTGATTGCGGGCCAATTTGGCTGGCAATCAGCTTTCATCACGGCTGGCACCGCCATGTTGATCATCGTTCCCATCACCCTTGCTGCTCCAACACTCCCTGCAATCCAAAACCCGGTTCCAACCCTCAGGGGAGCCGTTCTTGGACCTGCCCGTGAATTCATCACTCGAACAGGCCGTCAACGTGGAGTCCTGATTTTGCTCCTTGTGATGCTGTATCGCTGGCCCGATGGGCTTTTGGGTTTGATGGCCGTTCCATTCCTGATCCAAAGCGGGTTCTCACCAGAAACGATTGGCACGGTTCAGGGAGGCTGGGGCATTGGCGCTGCAATCGCGGGCACTGCGGTCGGTGGACTCTTTTTTTCCAAGTTGGGGCTCAATCGTGCTCTATGGGTCTATGGCGTAATCGGTGCCTTCAGCAATCTCGCTTACTGGGCACTAGCTCGATTTGGGGGAGGATTCAAAGGTCTTTTAATGGCAGTGAGCGTTGAAAACTTCTGCAGCGGAATGATGGTTAGTGCCTTTTTGGCACTTCTGATGAGTTTGTGTAACCCTCGTTTTTCTGCTGCTCAATATGCACTTTTAACTGGAATTTATGCCCTCAGCAGATCACTGTTGTCCACACCTGGAGGAGTGATTGCAGGTCAGGTGGGCTGGAGTACTTTCTTCGCTCTCACGATTGCGGCGGCCGTTCCATCCCTGCTCTTGTTATGTGTGTTGGCTCCCTGGAAAGAACGCTTGCCCCGTGGTGCGTTTGATTTGAGTCGGGACGCTACCTAA
- a CDS encoding GNAT family N-acetyltransferase gives MELRPLHPLDETDLSRVIRAALVEFGADRPGFAWQDPELDAMSKTYAASGRIYLVVAEGGNVLGGAGIGPLSGVDATCELQKMYLAPSARGKGVGWRLMESLLEHARVLGYRWVYLETLSGMVAAQRLYRAWGFLRIEQPLGQTGHGGCDCWFLKELHGAGGSSKQRSPSS, from the coding sequence ATGGAGCTTCGGCCTCTACACCCGTTGGATGAGACTGACTTGTCCAGAGTGATCCGGGCGGCACTTGTTGAATTTGGTGCTGATCGCCCTGGTTTTGCTTGGCAAGACCCTGAGCTAGATGCCATGAGCAAAACTTACGCCGCGTCTGGACGGATTTATTTAGTCGTAGCGGAGGGTGGGAATGTTCTTGGGGGAGCTGGAATTGGCCCCTTAAGTGGTGTGGATGCGACTTGTGAATTGCAGAAGATGTACTTAGCTCCGTCAGCGCGGGGGAAGGGTGTTGGTTGGCGGCTTATGGAGAGCCTGTTGGAACACGCTCGTGTGCTTGGCTATCGCTGGGTTTATCTCGAAACTCTTTCTGGAATGGTGGCGGCTCAACGGCTTTATCGGGCTTGGGGATTCCTAAGGATTGAACAACCTCTTGGTCAAACCGGGCATGGTGGTTGTGACTGCTGGTTCCTCAAGGAACTGCATGGAGCTGGGGGTTCTAGTAAGCAAAGATCTCCTTCTTCTTGA
- a CDS encoding DUF3303 domain-containing protein, whose protein sequence is MTFLMHWTFKTGYHAIAAKKFLSTGAPFPECKSWKRFHAPGSLEGWILVEADNADACYEHAAEWAECLDWKVTPVLTDDQAGPLMAKAYS, encoded by the coding sequence ATGACATTCTTGATGCATTGGACATTCAAAACCGGTTACCACGCAATTGCGGCTAAGAAGTTTTTATCCACTGGTGCTCCATTCCCGGAATGCAAATCATGGAAGCGGTTTCATGCTCCTGGATCATTAGAGGGCTGGATTTTGGTTGAAGCAGATAATGCAGATGCCTGCTACGAACATGCTGCTGAATGGGCTGAGTGCTTGGATTGGAAGGTGACGCCCGTTCTCACTGACGATCAAGCAGGTCCCTTAATGGCAAAGGCTTACAGCTAA
- a CDS encoding acyltransferase: MLERSPHTSQRATESQDHIMHSRATHQTRRLVFLDQIKAIMIALVIATHTILVGTLFSTDLKQIIESAPNYEAISFWFGWICNTFYMNILFLISGYLVPSSVHKRGVANYARQRILRLGIPLILATFLLNNITPLAGLLIPNSNVFGQGFNDLPLNRIGPQWFILVLIILNIIYCFWVFIRKKQFTIDNSKSVPGWRSWLISAAVLGTLEVIMGYFSGHWAGLKDSSLDGLGYQGMHLWTYVFLFFIGCKAASHQWLERINKQFAFSWLRLSLLITLALLASNYVALIPRHNKTSWEFISPLMAFLTPLIGWGFIAAVLTWSQAHEQLDSHWLIKAGKDSFGAYLIHIPLLAGAMVTFYSLGIKNIWILGLGSTIMAIFLSFIASHQLRKIQAIRQII, from the coding sequence ATGCTTGAGCGCTCCCCCCACACAAGCCAGCGAGCCACCGAAAGCCAAGATCACATCATGCACAGCAGGGCGACGCACCAAACAAGAAGACTGGTCTTTTTAGATCAAATCAAAGCGATAATGATAGCCCTGGTGATTGCCACTCATACAATATTAGTGGGCACACTATTCTCAACTGATCTCAAGCAGATCATCGAGTCAGCACCCAACTATGAAGCGATAAGCTTTTGGTTTGGCTGGATCTGCAACACTTTTTACATGAATATCCTATTCCTAATCTCAGGGTATCTTGTACCGAGCTCAGTACATAAACGCGGGGTCGCTAACTACGCCAGGCAACGAATACTCCGGCTTGGAATCCCTCTCATTCTTGCAACTTTTTTGCTTAATAATATCACCCCATTAGCGGGGCTACTAATTCCAAACAGCAATGTCTTTGGACAAGGCTTCAACGATCTTCCACTCAACAGGATTGGCCCACAATGGTTTATTTTAGTCCTCATAATATTGAATATAATATACTGCTTTTGGGTTTTCATTCGAAAAAAGCAATTTACAATCGATAATTCAAAATCCGTACCCGGCTGGCGATCATGGCTGATCAGCGCTGCAGTTCTTGGGACACTAGAGGTGATCATGGGTTACTTTTCTGGACATTGGGCTGGCTTAAAAGACTCAAGTCTTGATGGACTTGGCTATCAAGGAATGCATCTATGGACCTATGTATTTTTGTTCTTTATTGGCTGCAAAGCAGCATCACACCAATGGCTAGAACGGATTAACAAGCAGTTTGCATTTTCATGGCTACGCCTCTCTCTTTTGATCACACTTGCCCTCCTAGCGTCAAACTATGTAGCACTCATACCACGTCATAACAAAACATCCTGGGAGTTTATTTCGCCATTGATGGCATTTTTAACACCGCTCATCGGCTGGGGATTTATCGCTGCAGTTTTAACCTGGAGCCAAGCCCACGAACAGTTGGATAGCCATTGGCTGATCAAAGCAGGAAAGGATAGTTTTGGCGCCTATTTAATTCACATACCGCTCCTTGCTGGAGCGATGGTTACCTTTTATTCACTAGGAATCAAAAACATCTGGATACTTGGGCTAGGATCAACAATAATGGCTATCTTCTTATCATTTATCGCAAGTCATCAACTGCGCAAAATTCAGGCCATTAGGCAGATTATTTAA
- a CDS encoding oxaloacetate decarboxylase, translating to MTPTADTAAHLRALLSQQSCHVMPCCFDALSARIVEQAGCPLTFMSGFSVAAARAGLPDTGLITVTEMLDQGRQLCDAVSIPVIGDGDTGHGNAANVQRTMHQFKQAGFAGIMLEDQVSPKRCGHTGVKEVVARDVAIQRISAAVEARRQGADLVIVARTDARSAFAQSYGERGALDEALWRLKAFAELGADVLFLEAPRSEEEMLRFCNEVPGKRMANMLEGGVTPLLLPDHLGAMGFHLVAYPLTLLASAAFAMRQAVTDLQFGKTPERMLSFSELKALVNFDAYDDAVSKRI from the coding sequence GTGACCCCAACAGCAGATACCGCCGCGCACTTACGGGCGTTGCTGTCGCAACAGTCCTGTCACGTGATGCCGTGCTGTTTTGATGCCTTATCGGCAAGGATTGTTGAACAGGCGGGCTGCCCGCTCACGTTTATGAGTGGGTTCTCCGTTGCCGCAGCCCGCGCCGGTTTGCCTGATACGGGCCTGATCACGGTGACAGAAATGCTGGATCAAGGCCGTCAGCTCTGTGATGCCGTTTCGATTCCAGTGATTGGTGATGGTGATACGGGCCATGGCAATGCGGCCAATGTGCAACGCACCATGCACCAGTTCAAGCAGGCAGGTTTTGCCGGGATCATGCTTGAAGATCAGGTTTCTCCTAAACGCTGTGGCCATACCGGAGTGAAGGAGGTCGTTGCCCGTGATGTTGCGATCCAGCGGATTAGCGCTGCTGTTGAAGCCCGCCGTCAGGGCGCTGATCTCGTGATCGTGGCGCGAACCGATGCCCGATCGGCGTTTGCGCAAAGCTATGGAGAGCGCGGTGCACTGGATGAAGCGTTGTGGCGATTAAAAGCCTTTGCCGAGCTTGGCGCTGATGTGCTGTTTCTGGAAGCGCCTCGCTCAGAAGAAGAGATGCTCCGCTTTTGCAATGAGGTTCCCGGAAAGCGCATGGCGAACATGTTGGAGGGAGGCGTGACTCCGTTGCTTTTGCCAGATCATCTCGGAGCCATGGGTTTCCATCTAGTGGCCTATCCCCTCACCCTGCTTGCATCTGCAGCATTTGCAATGCGCCAAGCGGTGACGGATCTTCAGTTCGGAAAAACTCCCGAAAGGATGCTCAGCTTTTCTGAACTTAAGGCTCTGGTGAATTTTGATGCTTATGACGATGCGGTGAGCAAGCGAATTTAA
- a CDS encoding DUF3764 family protein encodes MTETTILDFKLSNSFDEYRNHMSAPEQQAMFQEMGVQVFYMGACKDDPKRATVIFQGPEGVLYTIFTNPETKPIVEASGHIYDGTSITRWVS; translated from the coding sequence ATGACTGAAACAACCATTCTTGACTTCAAACTAAGCAATTCTTTCGATGAATATCGCAATCACATGAGTGCACCTGAGCAGCAAGCGATGTTTCAAGAGATGGGTGTTCAAGTATTCTACATGGGAGCTTGCAAGGACGACCCCAAGAGAGCAACAGTGATATTCCAAGGTCCAGAAGGTGTTCTTTACACTATTTTCACCAATCCTGAAACCAAGCCCATCGTTGAAGCCTCAGGTCACATCTATGACGGAACATCAATCACGCGCTGGGTGAGTTAA